A single region of the Bacillus sp. DX3.1 genome encodes:
- a CDS encoding sensor histidine kinase, translated as MKWMNKLQINQKIFGAIFVSLLFLALVLGCIIWESLTKIMTEDLKKRGVNIAENIAALSSDYILTDDYYSIHLLITRAQEANKDVRYILVINNNNVLVGNTFSKHLPKGILNAHKPDDINTGNYAILTSDEGNIHDILVPIEEGDVGFVRVGMAEKQAKSYIFTKIIELVVATFLVCMGAAGIAYYVTRIITRPINSLVDTATGISAGNLSLRAKAEGDDEVGKLARAFNEMADNLISSSTAVEKLLKELQEKDALRDTLILKLLSAHEEERKRISRELHDETSQALTFLMVTMRILANEAKDIEQQELLNVSRETAASILREIRDLAVELRPPILDDIGLIPALRKHARKFEEKFALTVILHVPDDDIAAIDSHTAVALYRLVQESLTNVVKHTVATEIVINMEIKDCSIELSIHDNGHGIRETDFEKARQQNRIGIYGMKERAELLGGSFFIKTHNIGGTEVMVSIPLKQREGCHDEKDNQHNAS; from the coding sequence ATGAAATGGATGAATAAATTACAAATAAACCAAAAGATATTTGGAGCTATATTCGTTTCGCTACTCTTTCTCGCTCTAGTATTGGGATGTATCATTTGGGAATCACTCACAAAAATCATGACAGAGGACCTTAAAAAACGTGGTGTAAATATTGCTGAAAATATTGCGGCATTGTCTTCGGATTACATTCTGACTGATGACTACTATTCGATTCATCTTCTCATTACCCGGGCACAGGAAGCTAACAAAGACGTTCGTTATATACTGGTCATTAACAATAATAATGTTCTTGTCGGAAATACATTCTCCAAACACTTACCGAAAGGAATATTAAACGCACATAAGCCTGATGATATCAATACTGGAAATTACGCTATACTAACTTCAGATGAAGGAAATATCCATGACATACTGGTTCCAATCGAAGAGGGAGATGTAGGATTTGTTAGAGTTGGAATGGCAGAAAAACAGGCGAAAAGCTATATTTTTACTAAAATAATAGAATTGGTTGTTGCTACATTTTTGGTCTGTATGGGGGCTGCAGGTATAGCTTATTATGTGACTCGTATCATTACTCGACCAATCAATAGTTTAGTTGATACAGCAACAGGCATATCAGCCGGTAATTTATCCTTAAGGGCTAAAGCAGAGGGTGACGATGAAGTTGGAAAATTAGCACGGGCTTTTAATGAAATGGCTGACAACCTAATTAGTTCCAGCACTGCAGTAGAAAAATTATTGAAGGAACTTCAAGAAAAGGATGCCCTTCGAGATACGTTGATTTTGAAACTATTATCCGCTCATGAGGAGGAGAGAAAAAGAATTTCTCGTGAACTTCATGATGAAACAAGCCAAGCCCTTACTTTTCTAATGGTTACAATGCGGATTTTGGCTAATGAAGCTAAAGATATCGAGCAACAGGAGCTACTTAATGTAAGCCGAGAAACTGCGGCAAGTATTTTGCGAGAAATTAGAGATTTAGCGGTAGAATTAAGACCACCCATCCTTGATGATATAGGTTTAATTCCGGCATTAAGGAAACATGCAAGAAAGTTTGAAGAAAAGTTCGCTCTTACTGTAATTCTACACGTTCCCGATGATGACATTGCTGCCATAGATAGTCATACTGCTGTAGCGCTATACCGACTTGTTCAAGAAAGTCTTACCAATGTAGTGAAACATACAGTAGCAACTGAGATTGTGATTAACATGGAAATCAAGGATTGTTCTATCGAGTTGAGCATCCATGATAACGGTCACGGTATACGTGAGACCGATTTTGAAAAAGCTCGCCAGCAAAATCGGATCGGAATATATGGAATGAAGGAAAGAGCCGAATTACTGGGTGGTTCATTTTTTATCAAAACTCACAATATCGGTGGGACCGAAGTTATGGTGTCTATCCCATTAAAACAGAGAGAAGGGTGTCATGATGAAAAAGACAATCAACATAATGCTAGTTGA
- a CDS encoding response regulator transcription factor translates to MKKTINIMLVDDHALMRSGLKLLLQKRPSLKVVGEASDGLEALRLYDILRPDILILDISLPRLDGIQVLTKIKLRYEQAKVIVLTMHEDEDYITLIMNAGASGYVPKAAVDEELYTAIDSVMDGYLYLRPKEISTMLKRLQNETESRNPYVILSPREREVLQFLVKGFSLSEIAQELTISIKTVDTHKTRMLNKLNLSKKSELVQYAIKYNLINMI, encoded by the coding sequence ATGAAAAAGACAATCAACATAATGCTAGTTGATGACCACGCCTTGATGAGATCAGGTTTAAAACTACTATTGCAAAAAAGACCGTCCTTAAAAGTTGTAGGTGAAGCCTCTGATGGACTTGAAGCACTCCGGCTTTACGATATTTTAAGGCCCGATATTCTGATATTGGATATATCTTTGCCGCGCTTAGATGGAATCCAAGTTCTCACAAAGATTAAATTACGTTATGAACAAGCGAAAGTCATAGTGCTCACCATGCACGAAGACGAAGACTATATAACATTAATCATGAACGCGGGAGCTTCAGGTTACGTCCCTAAAGCAGCCGTAGATGAAGAATTATACACTGCTATTGATTCCGTTATGGATGGATACCTATACCTTCGCCCAAAGGAAATTTCAACGATGCTAAAAAGATTGCAAAACGAAACAGAGTCTCGAAATCCTTATGTAATTCTAAGCCCACGTGAACGGGAGGTATTGCAGTTTCTTGTTAAAGGATTTTCATTGTCTGAAATTGCTCAAGAATTAACTATCAGTATAAAAACGGTTGATACTCATAAGACGAGAATGTTGAACAAACTTAATCTTTCTAAAAAAAGTGAACTTGTTCAATATGCCATAAAGTATAATTTAATAAACATGATATAA